A stretch of DNA from Streptomyces rubradiris:
ACGTCCGGCCCGCCGACGGCGAGCAGGGCGGCGCGGACTTCCGAGGCGGGCCGGGGCGGGACGGCGGGGTCGGGATATTTGGTGCCGGTGAAGCGGTCGAGAAGGCTCATGTGATCATCCTGCTCCGCCTCGCGCGCGGCGAAGGCCGTCGCCCGGGGTGCTTCCGACACGGCCGGTAAGATCATCGGCCTGTGCCGGCAATCGGGGGGAACGCGCGCATGGAGCGGCTGCGTCAGGACGACCCGCCGCTGATCGGACCGTACGCGGTGCTGGGCGGGCTGGACGAGGAGCAGGAACGGCGGCGGGCGCCCGAGCGCCGGTACATCGCCCGGAGTGCGGACGGACGGCGCACGGTCCTGGTCCACCTGCCGCATCCCGGCATCGATCCCGCCCGCTGGGCCGCCGAGGCCGAGGCCGCCCGGCGGCTGTCCGTGCCGGGCTTCGCACCCGTGACCGAGGTGACCGGGACGGCTGTCCCGCCCTGGTACGTCACCCCCTACACCCCTGTACTCCCCCTGCCCGCGGTGCTGGCCGCCCATGGCGGTCCCCTGCCGGAACCCGTCGTACGGGCGCTCGGGGCAGCTCTCGCCGGCGCGCTGGCGGCGGCCCACGCGCAGGGCGTGACCCACGCGGGTGTGTCCCCGGCGGCCGTACTGCTCGGCGTGGACGGTCCGTCGCTGGCCTGTTTCGGCGCCGTGCGCGCCGTGGCGCCGGACGGCGAGCGGCGGCTGGGCAGCCCCGCGCTCGACCCGGGGTGCCTGGCACCGGAGCAGGCGCAGGGCGGCCGGCCCCGGCCGCTCGGTGACGTGTACGGCCTCGGCGCCGTGCTCGCCTACGCGAGCACCGGGCACACCGTGCCGGAGCGGGAGGAGCTTCCGGAGTCGCTGCGGGACCTGGTCACCGCCTGCCTGTCCCGTGACGCCGCTCACCGGCCGTCGGCAGCCGGTCTCGCGGCCCTGCTGGCGGCGCCCGGCACGACACAGCCGCCGGCCCCCGTCCCCACAGTGGTCGACGTCCGCCGCTTCCCCCTCCCGGGCAGGATCGTCGCGGCCCTCGCCCGTCAGTCGGCGGACGTCCTCGTGGCCCTTCCGCCCGCGCACGCCCGGAAGGCGGGACAGCCCTGATGTTCACCCCTCTCACCCACCACGATCCCGCCCGGCTCGGCTCCTACCACTTGACGGCCCGCCTCGGCAGCGGCGGCATGGGCACGGTCTACCTGGCCCGCTCGGACTCCGGGCGGACCGTCGCCTTGAAGACGATGCACGCCCGCTCCGCCGCGGATCCCGTGCTGCGGACCCGGTTCCGGCTGGAGACGGACGCGGCCCGGGTCATCGGCGGCGAGTACGGGGCCCGGGTGTTCGACGCCGACCTCGCCCACGAGACGCCCTGGCTGGCCACCGAGTACCTGATCGGGCCGCCCCTCGACGAAGCCGTCCGGCTGAACGGTCCCCTGCCGGAGCGAACGGTCCGGGCCGTCGGCGCCCGCCTGTGCGCCGCGCTCGCCCGGCTGCACGACTCGGAGGTGGTCCACCGGGACCTGAAGCCGTCCAACATCATGGTGACGGCCGACGGTCCCAAGGTCATCGACTTCGGGATCGCGCGGGCCCTCGGCGACGACCGCCTCACCCGGGCCGGATCCGCGGCGGGCACCCCCGCCTTCATGTCGCCCGAGCAGGCGGCGGGCGAGGAGCACACCCCGGCCGGTGACGTGTTCGCCCTGGCCGGGGTACTGGTCCACGCCGCCACGGGCCGGGGGCCGTTCGGTACCGGACAGGCGGCGGACCTGCTGTACCGCGTGCGGTACGCGGAACCGGACCTGACCGGGGTGCCGGCCGGCCTCCTCCCCGTACTGCTTCCGTGCTTCGCCAAGGACCCGCGGCAACGGCCCACGACCGACCGGCTGTGTGCCCTGCTGGGCGGCGGGGAACAGGACTTCGCGGACTGCCTGCCGGAGCCCGTCCTCGCGGACATCGCCCGGCGGGCCGCCGACGTCTGGCGGGTCACGCCGCACCGGTTGCCGCCCCCGGCCGGGGAAGCCGGGGAAGACCGCGGCGACGCGTCCGTCGGCACCCGGGCCGGGATGTCCCGCCGCCGGCTGTTGTCCGTCGGCGGGGGTGCGGCCCTCGGTGTCGCCGCGGCGGGCGCGGGCACCTGGGTCTGGTTCGGGCGGCGCGGCGGATCCGAACCGGCGCGGCCGACTCCGCCGACCGTCTCGGCAAAGCCGGCGTGGGGTCTGCTCTGGCAGGTGTCGGCCGATTTCACCGATCCGCCCGTGCCGCCGTTCCCGCTGCTGCTCGACCGCCTGGTGGTCGTGGGCGGAACCGATCTCAAGGGGGTGGACCCGCGGACGGGAAAGACGCTGTGGGCCGACCCCGAGGTGTACTTCGGGCATCGCACGGTCACCGACGGCGCGCGGATCCACACGCTGGACTACACCTTGGACAAGGCCGATCCGCTGTCCCTGTGCCCGGTCGGCCTGGCCGACGGCCGGGTCGGGGATCCGTATCTGGAGCTGAAGGACTTCCACGGCGGTCTCCACGGCACCCAGTTGCTGTGCGCCTCGGGCAACGCCGTCTACGTGGTCGGCGGCCGTAGTTCGCGGCCCATCGACTCGTCGCGCAACGACACCTTTCGCGCGGGCCAGTCCTGGCACCTGGTCGCCCTGGACGTCCACGCCCGCCGGAAGCTGTGGGAGGTCCCGCTTCCGGCGCGCCCCGACGGCAGCACGCGGCTGCACTTCCTGTCGGCCCAGGTGTCGGGGGAACGCCTGGTGCTCGTCCAGCAGTCGGCCGACGGCGCCACCCGGCTCGTCGTACGGGACACCGGCACCGGGCGCCTGCTGTGGGACCGTCCCCTCGACAGCGCGTCGCCGTCCTCCGGCCGGACCCGTCCGGCCGTGGACGACCGGCACGTGTACCCGGCGGCGGACGGGCTGCTCGCGCTCGGCCTGGACGACGGGAAGGTCGTCTGGCGGCGCGGCAAGGGCACCGCCTACAGCCCGCCCGCCGTCCACGACGGGGTGGTGTACGCGGTGGAGTCGGGCCGCGGCGTCGTCGCGCTCGACGCGGGCGGCGGCGAATCCCGCTGGGCGGAGAAGGGCGGCGGTGCGACCACCGCCGACCTCGCGGAGCCGCCCGTCGTCGGCGTCACGCATGTGTACCGCAGGGCGTCCTCGCGGCTGAGGGCGGTCGCCCTGGCCGACGGTGCCACGTCCCGTCCTGTGGACGCCCCCGCGACGGCCCGCTACTTCGCCCACCCCGCCTCCAGGCGCCTGATCGCCCTGGGCGAGGGCTATGCCGCCGGTTATCCGCTCCTCTGAGATGCAAGGTCGGGAAAGATGAAGCCA
This window harbors:
- a CDS encoding protein kinase domain-containing protein, which encodes MFTPLTHHDPARLGSYHLTARLGSGGMGTVYLARSDSGRTVALKTMHARSAADPVLRTRFRLETDAARVIGGEYGARVFDADLAHETPWLATEYLIGPPLDEAVRLNGPLPERTVRAVGARLCAALARLHDSEVVHRDLKPSNIMVTADGPKVIDFGIARALGDDRLTRAGSAAGTPAFMSPEQAAGEEHTPAGDVFALAGVLVHAATGRGPFGTGQAADLLYRVRYAEPDLTGVPAGLLPVLLPCFAKDPRQRPTTDRLCALLGGGEQDFADCLPEPVLADIARRAADVWRVTPHRLPPPAGEAGEDRGDASVGTRAGMSRRRLLSVGGGAALGVAAAGAGTWVWFGRRGGSEPARPTPPTVSAKPAWGLLWQVSADFTDPPVPPFPLLLDRLVVVGGTDLKGVDPRTGKTLWADPEVYFGHRTVTDGARIHTLDYTLDKADPLSLCPVGLADGRVGDPYLELKDFHGGLHGTQLLCASGNAVYVVGGRSSRPIDSSRNDTFRAGQSWHLVALDVHARRKLWEVPLPARPDGSTRLHFLSAQVSGERLVLVQQSADGATRLVVRDTGTGRLLWDRPLDSASPSSGRTRPAVDDRHVYPAADGLLALGLDDGKVVWRRGKGTAYSPPAVHDGVVYAVESGRGVVALDAGGGESRWAEKGGGATTADLAEPPVVGVTHVYRRASSRLRAVALADGATSRPVDAPATARYFAHPASRRLIALGEGYAAGYPLL
- a CDS encoding serine/threonine protein kinase translates to MERLRQDDPPLIGPYAVLGGLDEEQERRRAPERRYIARSADGRRTVLVHLPHPGIDPARWAAEAEAARRLSVPGFAPVTEVTGTAVPPWYVTPYTPVLPLPAVLAAHGGPLPEPVVRALGAALAGALAAAHAQGVTHAGVSPAAVLLGVDGPSLACFGAVRAVAPDGERRLGSPALDPGCLAPEQAQGGRPRPLGDVYGLGAVLAYASTGHTVPEREELPESLRDLVTACLSRDAAHRPSAAGLAALLAAPGTTQPPAPVPTVVDVRRFPLPGRIVAALARQSADVLVALPPAHARKAGQP